One Rhizobium sp. NRK18 genomic window carries:
- a CDS encoding sugar ABC transporter substrate-binding protein, whose protein sequence is MKKSLVASALGALALGVVFAAPASAAGVSACLITKTDTNPFFVKMKEGATEKAKELGVDLKTYAGKIDGDSESQVAAIESCIADGAKGILITASDTKGIVPSVKKARDAGLLVIALDTPLDPIDAADMTFATDNLEAGKLIGAWAKATMGDKAKDAKVGFLDLTPSQPTVDVLRDQGFMMGFGIDPKDPNKIGDEDDPRIVGHDVTNGNEEGGRTAMENLLQKDPDINVIHTINEPAAVGAYQALKAVGKENDVLIVSVDGGCPGVKAVEEGQIGATSQQYPLLMASKGIEAIAAFAKDGTKPQATEGKNFFDTGVNLVTDKPADGVQSISVKDGLEKCWG, encoded by the coding sequence ATGAAAAAGTCTCTCGTGGCATCCGCGCTCGGCGCGCTGGCACTCGGTGTCGTATTCGCAGCGCCGGCAAGCGCTGCCGGTGTATCGGCATGCCTGATCACCAAGACGGACACCAACCCCTTCTTCGTCAAGATGAAGGAAGGCGCGACCGAAAAGGCCAAGGAACTCGGCGTTGACCTGAAGACCTACGCAGGCAAGATCGACGGCGATTCCGAAAGCCAGGTTGCCGCAATCGAGTCCTGCATCGCCGACGGCGCCAAGGGTATCCTGATCACCGCATCCGACACCAAGGGCATCGTTCCCTCGGTCAAGAAGGCCCGCGACGCCGGCCTTCTGGTCATCGCACTCGACACGCCGCTCGACCCGATCGACGCTGCCGACATGACCTTTGCCACCGACAACCTGGAAGCCGGCAAGCTGATCGGCGCATGGGCCAAGGCAACGATGGGCGACAAGGCAAAGGACGCCAAGGTTGGCTTCCTCGACCTGACCCCGTCGCAGCCGACGGTTGACGTCCTGCGCGACCAGGGCTTCATGATGGGCTTCGGTATCGATCCCAAGGACCCGAACAAGATCGGCGACGAAGACGATCCGCGCATCGTCGGCCATGACGTGACCAACGGCAACGAAGAAGGCGGCCGCACGGCCATGGAAAACCTTCTCCAGAAGGATCCGGACATCAACGTCATCCACACCATCAACGAGCCGGCTGCCGTCGGCGCCTACCAGGCCCTCAAGGCTGTCGGCAAGGAAAACGACGTCCTGATCGTCTCGGTCGACGGCGGTTGCCCGGGCGTCAAGGCTGTCGAGGAAGGCCAGATCGGCGCGACCTCGCAGCAGTATCCGCTGCTGATGGCATCCAAGGGTATCGAGGCGATCGCCGCCTTCGCCAAGGACGGCACCAAGCCGCAGGCAACCGAAGGCAAGAACTTCTTCGACACGGGCGTGAACCTGGTGACCGACAAGCCGGCTGACGGCGTTCAGTCGATCAGCGTCAAGGACGGCCTGGAGAAGTGCTGGGGTTGA
- a CDS encoding ROK family transcriptional regulator — MSTHSGSGATPPPQAVLDPGGGSNQERVRAYNERLVLSLIRRHGSLSKADITRRTGLSAQTVSVIIRALEKDGLLGRGEPVRGRIGQPSVPMFLNPDAVFSFGVKIGRRSADLILMDFVGRIRTRLHHTYAFPTPEQIIDFVVEGITALETGLEPLQRRRIAGLGIAAPFELWNWAEQVGAPPNAMDVWRDFDLRAEIAARTRHPVFLQNDATSACGAELVFGAGAGYPDFVYFYVGSFIGGGVVLNSSIFTGRSGTAGALGSMPVRNAAGETRQLLEIASIFVLENMLRKRNVDPQPLWYSADDWIDFGEPTELWIQDSAKALAQAIVASASVIDFSAAIIDGGFPAWIRARLTDATRHEVGKLDLQGVLIPDIVEGSVGAQARAIGGASLPIFSRYLIDQSVLFKDIDSAQVA, encoded by the coding sequence ATGTCGACGCACAGCGGCTCTGGCGCCACGCCACCACCGCAGGCGGTGCTCGATCCGGGTGGAGGATCGAACCAGGAGCGCGTCCGCGCCTACAACGAACGGCTGGTGCTGTCGCTGATCCGGCGGCATGGCAGCCTGTCGAAGGCCGACATCACGCGTCGCACCGGCCTGTCGGCGCAAACCGTATCCGTCATCATCCGCGCTCTGGAAAAGGACGGCCTGCTCGGCCGCGGCGAGCCCGTGCGCGGCCGCATCGGACAACCTTCGGTGCCGATGTTCCTCAATCCGGACGCCGTCTTCTCCTTCGGCGTAAAGATCGGGCGACGCAGCGCCGACCTGATCCTGATGGATTTCGTCGGCAGGATCCGCACGAGACTGCATCACACCTATGCCTTCCCGACGCCCGAGCAGATCATCGACTTCGTCGTCGAGGGGATTACCGCGCTCGAAACCGGTCTCGAGCCGCTGCAGCGGCGGCGCATCGCCGGTCTCGGCATCGCCGCCCCCTTCGAACTCTGGAACTGGGCCGAGCAGGTCGGGGCACCACCCAACGCGATGGATGTCTGGCGCGACTTCGACCTTCGCGCCGAGATTGCCGCCAGAACCCGCCATCCCGTCTTCCTGCAGAACGATGCGACCAGCGCCTGCGGCGCGGAACTGGTGTTCGGCGCCGGCGCCGGCTATCCGGATTTCGTCTATTTCTATGTCGGCTCGTTCATCGGCGGCGGCGTGGTGCTGAACTCGTCGATCTTTACCGGCAGGTCCGGCACCGCCGGTGCGCTCGGCTCCATGCCGGTGCGAAACGCCGCCGGCGAAACGCGGCAGCTGCTCGAAATCGCCTCGATCTTTGTGCTCGAAAACATGCTGCGCAAACGCAATGTCGATCCGCAGCCGCTCTGGTATTCGGCCGACGACTGGATAGATTTCGGCGAACCGACGGAACTCTGGATCCAGGACAGCGCAAAGGCACTTGCCCAGGCGATCGTCGCATCCGCATCCGTCATCGACTTTTCGGCGGCGATCATCGACGGCGGTTTCCCGGCCTGGATTCGCGCCAGGCTGACCGACGCCACCCGCCACGAGGTCGGCAAGCTCGACCTGCAGGGCGTGCTCATCCCGGACATCGTCGAAGGCTCCGTCGGCGCGCAGGCGCGCGCCATCGGCGGCGCCAGCCTGCCGATCTTTTCACGCTACCTCATCGACCAATCGGTTCTCTTCAAGGATATCGACAGTGCTCAAGTCGCTTGA
- a CDS encoding acetyl-CoA hydrolase/transferase family protein, whose translation MYSSHIRCPELFDRIVSPEQAAGLIRDGMTVGMSGFTRAGEAMAVPLALAERAGREEIRITLMTGASLGHDLDSTLASRHVLARRLPFQSDAGLRKAINAGEVMFIDQHLSETVEQLRTRQIPPVDIAIVEAVAITREGGIVPTTSVGNSASFAILADKVIVEVNLDANPALEGLHDIYIPTHRPRRLPIPLIEPGDRIGTPYIPIPPEKIAAIVVTHKHDSFSPVLPPDDDTKAIAAHLMRFLEGEVAVGRLTERLQPLQAGIGTIANAVLHGFIDSPFRDLTMYSEVLQDSTFELFDCGKLLFASGSSMTLSEEMNARVMPNLDAYKDRLVLRPQEISNHPEVVRRLGIIAINTALEFDIYGNVNSTHVGGTHMMNGIGGSGDFARNSYMSIFVTKSIARKGAISSVVPMVSHVDHTEHDVDVLITECGLADLRGLAPRERAEKIIANCVHPSYRDLLSDYYQRALARGGQTPHLIEEALSWHAALRERGTMRPEEDVTDALRMKSA comes from the coding sequence ATGTATTCGAGCCACATTCGTTGCCCCGAACTTTTCGACAGAATCGTCAGTCCCGAACAGGCCGCCGGTTTGATCCGCGACGGCATGACCGTCGGCATGAGCGGCTTTACCCGCGCCGGCGAGGCGATGGCGGTGCCGCTGGCGCTTGCCGAACGCGCCGGCCGCGAGGAAATCCGCATCACGCTGATGACCGGCGCCTCGCTGGGCCATGATCTCGACAGCACGCTTGCCAGCCGCCATGTGCTGGCGCGCCGCCTGCCGTTCCAGTCGGATGCCGGCCTGCGCAAGGCGATTAATGCCGGCGAGGTGATGTTCATCGACCAGCATCTGTCGGAAACCGTCGAACAGCTGCGCACCCGCCAGATCCCGCCGGTCGATATCGCCATCGTCGAGGCGGTCGCCATCACCCGCGAGGGCGGCATCGTGCCGACGACATCGGTCGGCAATTCCGCAAGCTTCGCGATCCTGGCCGACAAGGTCATCGTCGAGGTCAACCTTGACGCCAATCCGGCACTGGAAGGCCTGCACGACATCTACATTCCCACCCATCGGCCACGCCGCCTGCCGATCCCGTTGATCGAGCCCGGCGACCGCATCGGCACGCCCTACATTCCCATTCCGCCGGAAAAGATCGCGGCCATCGTCGTCACCCACAAGCACGACAGTTTCTCGCCCGTCCTGCCGCCGGATGACGACACGAAGGCGATCGCGGCCCATTTGATGCGCTTCCTCGAAGGCGAGGTCGCTGTCGGAAGGTTGACCGAACGGCTGCAGCCGCTGCAGGCCGGCATCGGCACCATCGCCAATGCGGTGCTGCACGGTTTCATCGATTCGCCGTTTCGCGATCTCACCATGTATTCGGAGGTGCTGCAGGATTCGACCTTCGAGCTCTTCGATTGCGGCAAGCTCTTGTTTGCCTCGGGCTCGTCGATGACGCTGTCGGAAGAGATGAACGCGCGCGTGATGCCCAATCTCGATGCCTACAAGGACCGGCTGGTGCTGAGGCCCCAGGAGATCAGCAACCATCCGGAGGTCGTCCGCCGTCTCGGCATTATCGCCATCAACACGGCGCTGGAGTTCGACATCTACGGCAACGTCAATTCGACCCATGTCGGCGGCACGCACATGATGAACGGGATCGGCGGTTCGGGTGATTTTGCCCGCAACAGCTACATGTCGATCTTCGTCACCAAGTCGATCGCCAGGAAGGGCGCCATTTCCTCGGTCGTGCCGATGGTGAGCCACGTCGACCATACCGAGCATGACGTCGATGTGCTGATCACCGAATGCGGGCTGGCCGACCTGCGCGGTCTTGCGCCTCGTGAGCGGGCGGAGAAGATCATCGCCAACTGCGTGCACCCGTCCTATCGCGACCTCTTGTCGGACTATTACCAGCGGGCGCTTGCGCGCGGCGGCCAGACGCCGCATCTGATCGAGGAAGCGCTCTCCTGGCATGCGGCGCTGCGCGAACGCGGCACGATGCGGCCGGAGGAAGACGTGACGGACGCGCTGCGGATGAAGTCGGCCTGA
- a CDS encoding RbsD/FucU family protein: MLKSLDPLLSPDLLYTLRAMGHGDEIALVDGNYPGQEHARRLIRMDGHGIVPVLDAILSVLPIDDFVPAALFRATVKGDLNLVDPVHEEMIACCARHEPDRKVVPLAGDEFYNRVRAAHTIVQTSEPRLYGNIILRKGVIYPA, encoded by the coding sequence GTGCTCAAGTCGCTTGACCCCCTGCTCAGCCCGGACCTTCTCTACACGCTGAGGGCCATGGGCCACGGCGACGAGATTGCCCTTGTCGACGGCAATTATCCCGGCCAGGAACATGCCAGACGCCTGATCCGCATGGACGGACACGGCATCGTGCCGGTGCTCGACGCGATCCTCAGCGTGCTGCCGATCGACGATTTCGTCCCGGCCGCCCTCTTCCGTGCCACAGTCAAAGGCGACCTTAACCTCGTGGACCCGGTACATGAGGAGATGATCGCCTGCTGCGCCCGCCACGAGCCGGACCGCAAGGTGGTGCCGCTCGCCGGAGACGAGTTCTACAACCGCGTGCGCGCGGCCCACACGATCGTGCAGACCTCCGAGCCGCGCCTCTACGGCAACATCATCCTGCGCAAGGGCGTGATCTACCCGGCCTGA
- a CDS encoding lysine-2,3-aminomutase-like protein has translation MGAPLKTAGALVAAGLLPLDRQQEAEAVAARYAVAVSPDIAALIDPTDPNDPIARQFLPDASELLSAPEERADPIGDGPHSPVEGIVHRYPDRVLLKAVHVCPVYCRFCFRREVVGPEGAGMLDQPALAAAIDYIRSRPEIWEVILTGGDPLVMSPRRLADIMAMLAGIEHVKIVRFHTRVPAVDPERIDADLIDALKAGGKTVVVALHANHVRELTPKARAACRRLIDAGISMVSQTVLLEGVNADAAVLADLMRGFVETGIKPYYLHHPDLAPGTAHFRVRIEEGRAIVEALRARVSGLCMPAYVLDIPGGFGKVPLTNSPVRRTGANTFDVQDRLGGQHAYPPAGDGSPD, from the coding sequence GTGGGGGCACCATTGAAGACGGCCGGCGCACTGGTTGCCGCCGGCCTTCTGCCGCTTGACAGGCAGCAGGAGGCCGAGGCGGTTGCCGCGCGCTATGCGGTTGCGGTCTCCCCCGATATTGCGGCGCTCATCGATCCGACGGACCCGAACGATCCGATCGCCCGGCAATTCCTCCCCGATGCCTCGGAACTCCTGAGTGCACCTGAGGAACGGGCCGATCCGATCGGCGATGGCCCCCATTCGCCCGTCGAGGGCATCGTCCACCGCTATCCCGATCGCGTGCTTCTGAAGGCCGTGCATGTCTGCCCGGTCTACTGCCGCTTCTGCTTTCGCCGCGAAGTGGTCGGCCCGGAAGGCGCCGGCATGCTCGATCAGCCGGCGCTTGCCGCGGCCATCGACTATATCCGGTCCCGACCGGAAATCTGGGAGGTTATCCTGACCGGCGGCGATCCGCTCGTCATGTCGCCGCGCAGGCTGGCCGATATCATGGCCATGCTCGCCGGGATCGAGCACGTGAAGATCGTCCGTTTTCACACCCGCGTCCCCGCGGTGGACCCGGAGCGGATCGATGCCGACCTGATCGACGCGCTGAAGGCTGGCGGCAAGACCGTCGTCGTCGCCCTCCACGCAAACCACGTCCGCGAACTGACGCCAAAGGCGCGCGCCGCCTGCAGGCGGCTGATCGATGCCGGCATCTCGATGGTGAGCCAGACGGTGCTGCTTGAGGGCGTCAATGCCGATGCGGCGGTGCTTGCGGATCTGATGCGCGGTTTCGTCGAGACCGGCATCAAGCCCTACTACCTGCATCATCCGGACCTGGCGCCGGGCACGGCGCATTTCCGCGTCCGCATCGAGGAGGGCCGGGCGATTGTCGAGGCCTTGCGGGCAAGGGTGTCCGGGCTCTGCATGCCGGCCTATGTGCTCGACATTCCGGGCGGTTTCGGCAAGGTTCCGCTGACCAATTCGCCGGTTCGCCGGACCGGAGCGAACACGTTCGATGTGCAGGATCGCCTCGGCGGTCAGCATGCCTATCCGCCGGCAGGTGACGGCAGCCCGGACTGA